The Pseudoalteromonas sp. DL-6 genome has a window encoding:
- a CDS encoding BCCT family transporter, translating to MTIWLNAGIIFTLLAIVAILVKWGNVRVVGVTPVRTFTFIAILFTSGLDVGLIMFPLTEFAGYADIKASPEYAFANPLSIEFGYWGFLIWGFYFLTCFYFCVIEPKVKFFEIPWVKFLNNVVIIGTCAFTAYLLLSNLPWYLPELGDGSSVIPTFYLIVLAAICFAVYSSTDIKYVRFLSIATTWLFIALIGFMWADAFLFGDSELSAFTKNIGLIGNYFANINEFVLPLNDYHEFYLFWWFAWSIMIGQFTSRFVGGLKTYQVLGAMLIFPSIPIAIWFSVLYHYHEAGIPTAGIKNFAMVFVGIVFVINSLDSLIRLYTDNLNLTVKRLGKFKYIAMNVIALSLLTLLFKLEFLQIQWVGALVIGLFFICIGFIAYSKLKTVSNIEGSPKANKIDYTKIETIS from the coding sequence ATGACTATTTGGCTTAATGCTGGCATTATTTTCACCTTACTTGCGATTGTTGCTATTTTAGTTAAATGGGGCAACGTACGCGTAGTAGGCGTCACACCAGTGAGAACATTCACCTTTATAGCAATCCTGTTTACCTCAGGCCTAGACGTTGGCCTTATTATGTTTCCTTTAACCGAATTTGCCGGTTATGCAGACATAAAAGCAAGCCCAGAATATGCATTTGCCAATCCTCTCTCTATTGAGTTTGGTTATTGGGGATTTTTAATTTGGGGATTTTATTTTCTTACGTGCTTTTATTTCTGTGTAATAGAACCCAAAGTGAAGTTTTTTGAAATTCCATGGGTTAAATTTTTAAACAACGTGGTCATTATTGGTACCTGTGCGTTTACTGCTTACTTACTACTGAGCAACCTACCGTGGTATTTACCTGAGCTTGGGGATGGCTCAAGTGTTATTCCAACGTTTTACTTAATCGTGCTTGCCGCTATTTGTTTTGCGGTGTATTCAAGCACCGATATTAAATACGTACGCTTTTTAAGCATTGCCACTACTTGGCTGTTTATAGCCCTAATTGGCTTTATGTGGGCTGATGCCTTCTTATTTGGCGACAGTGAACTCTCTGCATTTACCAAGAACATCGGATTAATTGGTAATTACTTTGCCAACATCAATGAGTTTGTATTACCACTGAATGATTACCATGAGTTTTACCTATTTTGGTGGTTTGCGTGGAGCATCATGATTGGTCAATTTACATCACGCTTTGTGGGTGGTTTAAAAACATACCAAGTACTGGGCGCTATGTTAATTTTCCCGTCAATTCCAATCGCTATCTGGTTTAGTGTGTTATATCACTACCACGAAGCGGGTATTCCAACCGCAGGTATTAAAAACTTTGCCATGGTGTTTGTAGGTATCGTGTTTGTTATTAACTCGCTTGATTCACTGATCCGCTTATACACAGATAATTTAAATTTAACAGTAAAACGCTTAGGTAAATTTAAATATATTGCCATGAATGTTATCGCTCTATCGTTACTAACATTGCTATTTAAACTTGAGTTTTTGCAAATTCAATGGGTTGGTGCTTTAGTTATAGGGTTATTCTTTATTTGCATTGGTTTTATTGCCTACAGCAAACTTAAAACGGTCAGCAATATCGAAGGATCGCCTAAAGCGAATAAAATTGATTACACAAAAATAGAAACCATCAGCTAG
- a CDS encoding TorF family putative porin, with product MNNKLKHLFIALPLTVLSTTAAANWSTTITAASDYTFNGVTQTDNDPALQASLDYAYDNGVYAGVWASNVDFGDDTDFELDAYVGRYIQLNQQVSLDYGIAYYTYQGNNSDGNYAEAYTKFGYAGDYGQTELNFWYSWDYFGYDTGHVISMIAHTYELAPNHAIRASFDISNSLDGNKFQWDEAKGDKSYHHYRLAYQTSYEGFGIEVAAENTSLDYDYADERIVLAISRTFDL from the coding sequence ATGAACAATAAATTAAAACACCTTTTTATCGCTTTACCATTAACTGTTTTATCAACAACGGCAGCAGCTAATTGGTCAACAACTATTACCGCTGCATCTGATTACACCTTTAATGGTGTTACTCAAACAGATAACGATCCTGCGCTACAAGCAAGCCTTGACTACGCTTATGATAACGGTGTTTATGCCGGTGTATGGGCATCAAACGTAGATTTTGGTGATGACACCGACTTCGAACTAGATGCTTATGTAGGCCGATACATTCAGTTAAACCAACAAGTAAGCCTTGACTACGGTATTGCTTATTACACCTATCAAGGTAATAACAGTGATGGTAACTACGCAGAAGCGTATACTAAATTTGGTTACGCCGGTGACTACGGCCAAACAGAGCTTAATTTTTGGTACAGCTGGGATTACTTTGGCTACGATACTGGCCATGTGATCTCGATGATTGCGCACACTTACGAGCTTGCGCCAAATCATGCAATTCGTGCCAGCTTTGATATTTCAAACTCACTCGATGGCAATAAATTTCAGTGGGATGAAGCTAAGGGCGATAAATCGTATCATCATTACCGCTTAGCTTACCAAACAAGCTATGAAGGATTTGGTATTGAAGTAGCAGCTGAGAATACTAGCTTGGATTACGATTACGCCGATGAGCGAATTGTACTTGCTATATCACGTACTTTTGACTTGTAA
- a CDS encoding carbohydrate binding family 9 domain-containing protein, producing MQYFIPTKIIKWLLLFSFSLVLTLSPNALADKLNYQLAHINKNIDVDGVLNEPHWQQATRVAVNYQDEPNEKGTPPVKTDAYIYDDGHNLYVAFVAYDPEPSKIRAALRDRDTLWQDDNVGLVIDTFNDERTGYEFYVNPLGAQGDIRMTDTDEWVSDLSWDAIWDSAGTINEQGYVVEMRIPFKALRFAQNQADSTWGFSMMRNYQRDVLYQLSSTGFDRDIKCSLCQFDKITGFNNLAPSKNLQLTPTLTALRNDQKTQVPGAWDNGDVDTEIGLDLRWGITKDAVINATINPDFSQVETDSLELDVNTTYSIYYAEKRPFFLDGASYFKSNLFELLYTRTIAEPNIGAKLTGKTDSHSYAVMFADDDNSNVLLPSNQGSGFASLNDKTKAAVARYQYDIGQQGTIGVTSTHRESSDYHNTVLSVDGSYWFNQSDTLNYQVANADTNNSKFLVDNYNLAESQSDMAYALKLTRDKRDYKLYATYDNIGEDYRTDLGYQEKVDYEKVGFGGGQTWYGDEHDMLTTWSYTADWDKTWAQNGDLLEEEYEGYMTFQGQKQSVFELGLLNRYENYNGNFYNQNIGYLYTAFRPTKDLRLSLYAEYASRIDYTNEQLGDVLTTQSQAVWDINNHWQVDVRHNYSHLDDYQGRRVFTANLVDFRLYYKFSMRAMLKLILQFEDIDRNEDAYFYQVSEINKDYGSQLVYSYKINAQTLFYLGYSDKGYQDDSLKSIERDQRTFFTKVSYAWQL from the coding sequence ATGCAGTACTTTATACCTACAAAAATAATAAAATGGCTGTTGTTGTTCAGCTTCAGCCTTGTTTTAACTCTTAGCCCTAATGCACTTGCCGATAAGCTTAATTATCAACTCGCACACATTAATAAAAACATTGATGTGGATGGCGTGCTTAATGAGCCGCATTGGCAACAAGCAACCCGTGTTGCGGTAAATTATCAAGATGAGCCGAATGAAAAGGGCACACCACCGGTAAAAACCGATGCGTATATTTATGATGATGGTCATAATTTGTATGTAGCTTTTGTCGCTTATGACCCCGAGCCGAGTAAAATTCGCGCTGCGCTTCGTGACAGAGACACGCTTTGGCAAGATGACAACGTCGGCTTGGTGATTGATACCTTTAACGATGAGCGTACCGGCTATGAGTTTTATGTAAACCCACTGGGTGCTCAAGGCGACATTCGCATGACAGATACCGATGAGTGGGTATCTGATTTATCGTGGGATGCTATTTGGGATAGTGCCGGTACCATAAACGAGCAAGGTTACGTGGTTGAAATGCGTATCCCGTTTAAAGCTCTGCGCTTTGCACAAAACCAAGCCGACTCTACTTGGGGCTTTTCGATGATGCGAAACTATCAGCGTGATGTGTTGTATCAATTATCAAGTACAGGCTTTGACCGTGATATTAAATGTAGTTTGTGTCAGTTTGACAAAATAACCGGATTTAATAATTTAGCACCGAGTAAAAACCTGCAACTAACGCCAACATTAACCGCATTAAGAAACGATCAAAAAACACAGGTGCCTGGTGCGTGGGATAACGGCGATGTTGACACTGAAATAGGGCTTGATCTTCGTTGGGGTATTACTAAAGATGCAGTAATTAATGCAACCATAAACCCTGACTTTTCTCAGGTAGAAACCGATTCGTTAGAACTGGATGTAAACACCACATATTCTATTTATTACGCTGAAAAACGCCCGTTTTTCTTGGATGGCGCGTCTTACTTTAAAAGTAATTTATTTGAGCTGCTCTATACCCGCACCATAGCTGAGCCTAATATTGGCGCCAAGCTCACCGGTAAAACCGACAGCCATAGCTATGCGGTTATGTTTGCTGATGACGACAACAGTAATGTTTTACTGCCTAGTAACCAAGGGTCTGGTTTTGCTAGCCTAAATGATAAAACCAAGGCGGCAGTGGCTCGATACCAATATGATATTGGCCAACAAGGCACTATTGGTGTTACTTCAACACATCGCGAAAGTAGCGACTACCACAATACAGTGTTATCGGTTGATGGCAGCTATTGGTTTAATCAGTCAGATACACTTAATTATCAAGTAGCCAATGCTGACACCAACAACTCTAAATTTTTAGTAGATAACTACAATTTGGCAGAGTCTCAGTCTGATATGGCCTATGCATTAAAGCTTACTCGCGATAAGCGCGATTATAAGCTTTACGCTACCTATGACAATATTGGTGAGGATTACCGCACCGATTTAGGTTATCAAGAAAAAGTAGACTATGAAAAAGTAGGCTTTGGTGGTGGACAAACTTGGTATGGTGATGAACATGACATGCTAACAACTTGGTCATACACCGCCGATTGGGATAAAACGTGGGCTCAAAATGGCGACTTGCTTGAAGAAGAATATGAAGGTTACATGACCTTTCAAGGTCAAAAGCAGTCTGTATTTGAGCTTGGTTTGTTAAATCGCTATGAAAACTACAATGGCAATTTTTATAACCAAAATATTGGTTATTTATATACGGCTTTTAGGCCGACTAAAGATCTAAGATTATCGTTATACGCTGAATACGCAAGCCGTATAGATTACACTAATGAGCAGCTAGGTGATGTTTTAACTACACAATCGCAGGCTGTTTGGGATATTAATAATCATTGGCAGGTGGATGTTAGACACAACTATAGTCATTTAGATGATTACCAAGGGCGACGAGTTTTTACCGCAAACCTTGTTGATTTTAGGCTTTATTATAAGTTTAGTATGCGCGCTATGCTTAAGCTGATTTTACAGTTTGAAGATATAGACAGAAATGAAGATGCTTACTTTTATCAGGTTAGCGAAATCAACAAAGATTATGGTAGTCAGCTGGTTTACTCATACAAAATTAACGCACAAACGCTATTTTATTTAGGTTATTCAGATAAAGGCTATCAGGATGACTCGTTAAAAAGCATTGAGCGTGACCAACGTACTTTCTTTACTAAAGTCAGTTATGCGTGGCAGTTATAA
- the fdxA gene encoding ferredoxin FdxA, with translation MAFVVTENCIKCKYTDCVSVCPADAFFEGPNFLAISPIDCIDCGLCVPECAADAIYQEDELPESQKEFTQLNAELAEIWPRITQVKPAPEDADSWNGVANKLKLLDT, from the coding sequence ATGGCGTTTGTAGTCACCGAAAACTGTATAAAATGTAAGTACACTGATTGCGTATCGGTGTGCCCAGCAGATGCATTTTTTGAAGGTCCTAATTTTTTGGCTATTAGCCCAATAGACTGTATTGACTGTGGTTTATGCGTGCCTGAGTGTGCTGCTGATGCTATTTATCAAGAAGATGAATTACCTGAATCACAAAAAGAATTCACCCAACTTAATGCCGAATTAGCAGAAATATGGCCACGCATAACGCAAGTTAAACCCGCTCCCGAAGATGCCGATAGCTGGAATGGTGTGGCTAATAAATTAAAACTTCTCGACACATAA
- a CDS encoding NAD(P)/FAD-dependent oxidoreductase, whose product MIRLTEIKLPLDHDENAIGQAIINKLNISPEQLHSYNVFKRGYDARKKSAILLIYTLDIEVDNEAQLLASFEKDQHVKVSPDTNYKFVAHTNSSIKERPVVIGFGPCGLFAGLVLAQMGFKPIILERGKEVRERTKDTFGFWRKKALNTESNVQFGEGGAGTFSDGKLYSQVKDPKHYGRKVITEFVEAGAPEEILYVSKPHIGTFKLVTMIEKMRARIIELGGEIRFSTRVDDIHLDNGQVTGLTLSNGEQLNTRHVVLAVGHSARDTFKMIHDKGIYVEAKPFSVGFRIEHKQSMIDECRFGDNAGNPILGSADYKLVHHCNNGRTVYSFCMCPGGTVVAATSEEGRVVTNGMSQYSRSERNANSAIVVGISPEKDFPGHPLAGIDLQRKLEEQAYELGGKNYDAPAQLIGDFLKGKSSANLGDVQPSYTPGIKLTDLSNVLPPFAIEALREAIPAFNKQIRGFSTNDGLLTGVETRTSSPISIKRDKTFQSINTKGLYPAGEGAGYAGGILSAGIDGIKAAEAVALSMLENA is encoded by the coding sequence ATGATACGTTTAACCGAAATAAAGCTGCCACTTGACCATGACGAAAATGCTATTGGCCAAGCCATCATCAATAAATTAAATATAAGCCCAGAGCAGCTACACAGCTACAATGTGTTTAAACGCGGTTACGATGCACGTAAAAAAAGCGCCATTTTACTGATTTATACGCTTGATATTGAGGTAGATAACGAAGCACAACTGTTAGCCTCGTTTGAAAAAGATCAACACGTTAAAGTCTCTCCTGACACCAACTACAAATTTGTAGCACACACTAATAGCAGCATTAAAGAGCGCCCTGTGGTAATTGGCTTTGGCCCTTGTGGCTTATTTGCCGGTTTAGTGCTGGCACAAATGGGCTTTAAACCAATAATTTTAGAACGCGGCAAAGAAGTGCGTGAACGCACCAAAGACACCTTTGGCTTTTGGCGCAAAAAAGCCCTCAATACCGAATCAAACGTTCAGTTTGGTGAAGGTGGTGCAGGCACGTTCTCAGACGGTAAGCTCTACAGCCAAGTAAAAGATCCTAAACATTATGGTCGTAAAGTGATCACTGAATTTGTAGAGGCTGGTGCTCCTGAAGAAATTTTATACGTTAGTAAGCCGCACATTGGCACCTTTAAACTGGTGACCATGATTGAAAAAATGCGCGCCCGTATTATTGAACTCGGTGGCGAAATTCGTTTTAGCACACGCGTTGATGATATCCATTTAGACAACGGCCAAGTTACAGGGCTGACACTTTCTAATGGTGAACAGCTTAACACTCGCCATGTGGTATTAGCAGTTGGTCACAGTGCCCGTGATACATTTAAAATGATCCACGATAAAGGCATTTATGTTGAAGCAAAACCCTTTTCAGTGGGCTTTAGAATAGAACATAAACAATCAATGATTGATGAGTGCCGCTTTGGCGATAACGCGGGTAACCCTATTTTAGGCTCTGCAGATTACAAATTGGTACACCATTGTAATAATGGCCGAACTGTATACAGCTTTTGTATGTGCCCTGGCGGCACTGTAGTTGCCGCAACCTCTGAAGAAGGCCGTGTGGTTACCAACGGTATGAGTCAATATTCTCGTAGTGAGCGAAATGCGAACAGTGCCATTGTAGTGGGGATTTCGCCAGAAAAAGATTTCCCTGGACACCCTTTAGCTGGTATCGATTTACAGCGTAAGCTAGAAGAGCAAGCCTACGAACTTGGTGGTAAAAATTACGATGCCCCAGCTCAGCTGATTGGCGACTTTTTAAAAGGTAAATCATCAGCTAACTTAGGGGATGTACAGCCTTCGTATACGCCAGGCATAAAATTGACTGATTTGAGCAACGTATTACCTCCTTTTGCAATTGAAGCCCTGCGTGAAGCAATTCCTGCCTTTAATAAACAAATTCGTGGCTTTTCAACTAACGATGGTTTGCTCACGGGAGTAGAGACACGTACCTCTTCACCTATCAGTATCAAGCGCGATAAAACCTTCCAAAGCATTAATACTAAAGGGCTTTACCCTGCAGGTGAAGGTGCAGGTTATGCAGGCGGTATTTTATCAGCGGGTATTGATGGTATTAAAGCCGCTGAGGCGGTTGCGTTATCGATGTTAGAAAACGCTTAA
- a CDS encoding amidase family protein has translation MSIKRLLLTLCVCTIPNLHAADNNTELKTISDIHNAYKNNTTTAEQLTRTYINRINALNPKYNAVISIEPTAIEQAKQLDTLFKAGKWAGPLHGIAVLLKDNIETTGTLPTTAGSLALKNNVTNNDAFVVKQLRQAGAIILGKANLSEWANFRSSYSSSGWSAIGGQTHNAHDVTRNPCGSSSGSAVAVALNFAPIALGTETDGSITCPASVNGVYAIKPSMGQVSRAGVIPLSSSQDSVGPMAHSLKDALAVLSVIQGEDSDDVSTLNINRTLDSIAPKPSLRIGALPASKFTVATQKLYAKQLQTLKDAGHTVVNVAVKDDLSTLYVDEYAILLYDFKAEINHYLSKTPAQVTVKSLDELIAFNSANKQQEMPYFEQDILQQANAVDLSEKQQYQNTKARYHALAKRAISNLYRNNKLDIVIAPTVSPAWKTDLINGDNFKGSSSSLPAIAGTTHITLPVGKVSHLPVGLSVIANQNDEAAAYAYAAIIDNVLGTKKPE, from the coding sequence ATGAGTATAAAACGACTACTTTTAACCTTATGTGTGTGTACGATACCGAATTTACACGCAGCGGATAACAATACAGAGCTTAAAACCATTAGTGACATTCACAATGCCTATAAAAATAACACCACCACGGCTGAACAGCTTACCCGCACTTATATCAACAGAATAAACGCGCTCAATCCTAAATATAATGCGGTAATTAGTATTGAGCCCACTGCAATTGAACAAGCCAAACAACTCGATACTCTGTTTAAAGCCGGAAAATGGGCAGGCCCTTTACATGGTATTGCGGTATTACTAAAAGATAACATTGAAACAACAGGTACATTACCCACCACAGCGGGCTCATTAGCACTTAAAAATAACGTTACTAATAACGATGCCTTTGTGGTTAAACAATTACGCCAAGCAGGGGCGATTATTTTAGGCAAAGCGAACTTAAGTGAATGGGCTAATTTTCGCTCATCGTATTCATCATCTGGCTGGAGTGCCATTGGCGGACAAACCCATAACGCCCATGATGTAACTCGTAATCCGTGTGGTTCAAGTTCGGGCTCTGCTGTGGCGGTTGCTTTAAATTTTGCGCCTATTGCACTTGGCACAGAAACCGATGGTTCAATTACCTGCCCTGCTTCGGTTAATGGGGTGTACGCCATTAAACCCAGTATGGGGCAAGTTTCGCGCGCAGGCGTGATCCCCCTTTCTAGTAGCCAAGATTCGGTAGGCCCAATGGCGCATTCTTTGAAAGATGCACTCGCGGTATTATCAGTCATTCAAGGTGAAGACTCAGACGATGTATCGACACTCAACATAAATAGAACGCTTGATAGCATAGCGCCTAAGCCATCACTGAGGATAGGCGCGCTTCCAGCCAGTAAGTTTACTGTGGCAACACAAAAGCTTTACGCTAAGCAGTTACAAACATTAAAAGACGCAGGTCATACCGTTGTCAATGTTGCAGTAAAAGATGACTTAAGCACGCTTTACGTTGATGAATACGCCATCCTACTTTACGACTTTAAAGCCGAAATTAACCACTACTTAAGCAAAACACCAGCGCAGGTAACCGTAAAAAGTTTAGATGAGTTAATCGCATTTAATAGCGCAAATAAACAGCAGGAAATGCCCTACTTTGAGCAAGATATTTTACAACAAGCCAATGCGGTTGATTTGAGTGAAAAACAACAATATCAAAACACCAAAGCGCGATATCACGCACTTGCAAAGCGCGCTATCAGCAATTTATACCGCAATAATAAGCTCGATATTGTAATTGCCCCCACCGTTTCACCGGCGTGGAAAACCGATTTAATTAACGGCGATAACTTTAAAGGCAGTAGTAGTTCATTACCTGCCATTGCAGGGACGACCCATATTACTTTACCGGTTGGTAAAGTAAGCCACTTACCGGTTGGCTTATCAGTTATAGCTAATCAGAACGATGAAGCGGCTGCGTATGCGTACGCTGCAATTATCGATAATGTATTAGGCACAAAAAAACCTGAGTAA
- a CDS encoding DEAD/DEAH box helicase, producing the protein MNFKSFSFAPELIQALDELNYHTLTPIQRAAIPAVRKGKDVLASAQTGTGKTAAFALPIIQKLFESDCSTTNAPSALVLAPTRELAEQIANNFKDFAKYTQLKVVSLFGGVNTAGQEIALKEGVDVVVATPGRLLDHIRLGNLSLAQVKHLVLDEADRMLDMGFINDMQSVIKSCADERQILLFSATFPAAIKQFASKVLKQPEIVRVDQTNSTASTVQHVVYPVEERRKQELLSELIGKKNWQQVLVFVNMKETADELVTELNLDGIPAAVCHGDKSQGNRRRALREFKEGKVRVLVATEVAARGIDIDGLPRVINIDLPWLAEDYVHRIGRTGRAGNQGQAISFVSREEENMLFEIETLIGQKIKRVYLEGYEVSNREVLIDKIGKKPAHLRRTRANKPSGQATGEARAKNRSRISNVRKSLKGEKLSLKK; encoded by the coding sequence ATGAATTTTAAATCTTTTAGTTTTGCCCCTGAACTAATTCAGGCGTTAGACGAACTTAATTACCACACCCTTACGCCCATTCAGCGCGCAGCTATTCCGGCTGTTCGTAAAGGTAAAGACGTTTTAGCAAGTGCACAAACCGGTACAGGTAAAACCGCTGCCTTTGCACTCCCTATTATTCAAAAGTTATTTGAGTCAGATTGCAGTACTACGAATGCGCCAAGCGCCTTAGTCCTTGCGCCTACGCGTGAGCTTGCAGAGCAAATTGCGAATAACTTTAAAGACTTTGCTAAGTACACTCAGTTAAAAGTAGTGAGCTTATTTGGTGGTGTTAATACCGCAGGACAAGAAATTGCACTTAAAGAAGGTGTGGATGTTGTCGTAGCAACACCTGGACGTTTACTTGATCATATTCGTTTAGGTAACTTAAGCCTTGCTCAAGTAAAACATTTAGTCCTTGATGAAGCTGATCGTATGCTTGATATGGGCTTTATTAATGACATGCAAAGCGTAATAAAAAGCTGTGCAGATGAGCGTCAAATTTTATTGTTTTCAGCTACTTTCCCAGCAGCAATTAAACAGTTTGCCTCTAAAGTGTTAAAGCAGCCTGAAATTGTTCGTGTTGATCAAACTAACAGCACTGCAAGTACAGTACAACACGTGGTTTACCCAGTAGAAGAGCGCCGTAAGCAAGAGTTGCTTTCTGAGCTGATTGGTAAGAAAAACTGGCAGCAAGTGCTAGTGTTTGTAAACATGAAAGAAACCGCAGATGAGTTAGTGACTGAACTTAACCTTGACGGTATCCCAGCGGCAGTATGTCATGGCGATAAATCGCAAGGTAACCGTCGTCGTGCGTTGCGTGAATTTAAAGAAGGCAAAGTACGCGTGCTAGTTGCAACAGAAGTGGCAGCCCGTGGTATCGATATTGACGGTTTACCGCGCGTTATTAATATTGATTTACCTTGGCTTGCTGAAGATTATGTTCACCGTATTGGCCGTACAGGCCGTGCTGGTAACCAAGGACAAGCAATTTCATTTGTTAGCCGCGAAGAAGAAAACATGTTGTTTGAAATTGAAACCTTAATTGGTCAAAAAATTAAACGTGTTTACTTAGAAGGTTACGAAGTAAGTAATCGTGAAGTACTGATTGATAAAATTGGTAAAAAGCCAGCGCATTTACGCCGTACCCGTGCTAATAAGCCATCAGGCCAAGCTACCGGTGAAGCGAGAGCGAAAAACCGTTCGCGTATTTCTAATGTACGTAAAAGCTTAAAAGGCGAAAAGCTGTCACTTAAAAAGTAA
- a CDS encoding DUF3015 family protein: MIKRCLTAAVLVSAFVSMPSQAKSGINPWQQCGIGAMVFPDNGVAAAISNIIWDLGTTAVSSNISSVESCEGANVKTAQFIQQTFPVLEQEIAQGEGEYISAMLNVRGCDVTAHQQIITSVRSDYANAPIDNAQAFYELVEGKITTNFSSQCAAI, encoded by the coding sequence ATGATAAAAAGATGTTTAACTGCTGCGGTATTAGTAAGCGCGTTCGTTTCAATGCCGTCACAAGCAAAAAGTGGCATCAACCCATGGCAACAATGTGGTATTGGTGCAATGGTTTTCCCAGACAATGGCGTTGCGGCAGCAATTTCTAATATTATTTGGGATTTAGGAACAACCGCTGTATCGTCTAACATTTCTTCAGTAGAGAGCTGTGAAGGCGCTAACGTAAAAACAGCGCAGTTTATTCAACAAACTTTTCCTGTATTAGAACAAGAAATAGCACAGGGTGAAGGCGAGTATATCTCTGCAATGCTTAACGTACGTGGTTGTGATGTAACTGCTCATCAGCAAATTATCACTTCGGTACGCAGCGATTACGCAAACGCACCAATAGACAATGCTCAAGCATTTTATGAATTAGTTGAAGGTAAAATTACCACTAACTTTTCATCTCAATGCGCTGCAATCTAA